DNA from Vicinamibacteria bacterium:
AATCACGTGCTGGTACAGCCGGTTGCGCAGGTCCATGACCGTACGCTGGCCCACCCAGCTCATGAGGTAAGTCGCGAAATAGGAAAAAAGGCCCTTGCCGAGATACAGAATGGCGATGAGAGCAGCGATTCGCCCGAGGTTGACGTTCCGAATCAATACGTCGTCGAACACTGGCTTGACGAGGTAGGCGAGACCGGCCGAGGTCGCCGCAAATCCGACCATCGCGACACACGCCAGGAGAAACCGACCCCGGTAGGGCCAAGCCTGGGCCAGGAGGCGTCGGAACTGCTCCATGTTTCCCGCTATGCTATCAGGGCTGGTCGAGGGTTAGAATCCCCCCATGATCTCGTTCCGCGAGAGTCGAATCGAGGATCACGAAGAAATTGCTCGATGCGTCTCGGCGGTGGCTCGAGAACGAAAATATCTCGCCGCCGTCGACGGGTTCACCAGCGAAGAGACCCGCAAGTTCCTAGAATCGCTCGGCCAATCGGCGGGGGTTCAGATCGTGGCGTTGGACGGACGGCGCATCGTCGGTTGGTGCGACGTGTTGCCCTTGCCCTTCGAGGGCATGCGCCACGTCGGACGGTTGGGAATGGGGGTCCTATCGACTCACCGCCGCCAGGGCATCGGGCGGAGGCTTCTCGAGGAGACGTTGTCACGGGCACGCGAGCGTGGCATCTGGCGGATCGAGCTCGACGTCTTCGCGTCCAACGAGAGAGCCAAACGCCTCTACGAGAGCACGGGATTCGTCGTCGAGGGCCGCAAGCGTCTGGCAAGAGCTCTCGATGGGGTCGAAGAGGATATCTTTCTCATGGCGCTCTTGAGCCGGTGATGGCTCGATACCCCTACGCCAGTACCCTTCCGATTCGGGCAATCCCCTCTTCGATCATCGACTCGGGGACGAAACTGAAAGACAGCCTCAGGAAGTTCTTGCCACTCCCGTCGTGAAAGAACGGCGGGCCGGCCACGAAGGCCGTCTTCTGCTCGTCGATGGCCCGGCGCAACAGGGCCTCGCTATCGACATGCTCGGGAAGGCGGACCCAGATGAAAAACCCCCCCGAGGGAAGCACCCAGGCCGTCTCCTTGGGGAAGTGCTTCTTCATCGCCGCTTCCATGAGATCGCGCTTCCGCCGGTAGATTTGAATCGAAACCGCGACCTGCGCGTCGATGTGGCCCTGGCTTGCATATTCGTACACCAGCCGTTGGGCGAGCGTGTTCGCACATTGATCGGTTCCGAGCTTGCAGAGTCCGAGCTGCCCGATGAAGGAAGGCTCGGCCACGGCCCAACCGAGCCGCACGCCGGGACCGAATATCTTGGAGAAGGTGTGAATCAGGACGACGTTTTCTGGGGACAGCGATTTCAGCGACGCCGGCCGCGGGCCGCCGTAGGTCAGCTCGGCGTAGGCGTGGTCCTCGACGATGAGAACGTCGTGAGTCTCTGCGACGGCGACGGCTTTTCGCCGACGCGCTTCCGTCCACGTGCACCCCGAGGGATTCTGGTAGGAGGGGATGACGTACATCAGTCGCGGTTTTC
Protein-coding regions in this window:
- a CDS encoding GNAT family N-acetyltransferase codes for the protein MISFRESRIEDHEEIARCVSAVARERKYLAAVDGFTSEETRKFLESLGQSAGVQIVALDGRRIVGWCDVLPLPFEGMRHVGRLGMGVLSTHRRQGIGRRLLEETLSRARERGIWRIELDVFASNERAKRLYESTGFVVEGRKRLARALDGVEEDIFLMALLSR
- a CDS encoding PLP-dependent aminotransferase family protein; amino-acid sequence: MAIRTTDLSRRMARLGSSRAVSDILRLAESPEVISLAGGLPDPSVFPLDRIRESMDRVWRDQGREALNYGPNPGFTKLRDWIAERTGRNETLELKSENILVTSGGVEALNLVAMSLLDEGDTVLVEAPTYMVALHVFRAYGARIEAVPIDDEGLDPDALHAKLSELERAGRKPRLMYVIPSYQNPSGCTWTEARRRKAVAVAETHDVLIVEDHAYAELTYGGPRPASLKSLSPENVVLIHTFSKIFGPGVRLGWAVAEPSFIGQLGLCKLGTDQCANTLAQRLVYEYASQGHIDAQVAVSIQIYRRKRDLMEAAMKKHFPKETAWVLPSGGFFIWVRLPEHVDSEALLRRAIDEQKTAFVAGPPFFHDGSGKNFLRLSFSFVPESMIEEGIARIGRVLA